CAGCAGCGGCTCACGCAGCGGCTTTTTCTCTGGGGGTTAAGATGAGCATGCGCACGATTCGGCAATTGCCTTATGAACATGATGAGCTTTTTAAGGGTGAAATCAGCCGTATCATCCCGTATCACCGCATGTATGGCAAGTCCTATTGCGTGCCGGCCTTAACGGTATATCGGGAAAGCGAGCTGGCAGAGCTTCAGGTTGCTTCTGAGGCGGTACATCGTATTTATCGCAAGGTTCAGCAATTCGTTCAGCGCTATATGCCGGATGAATACCTGGTGGAACGGTTGGGGATTCATCCGGGCTTGCTGCGTGCTGCACGTATGGAGGCCGAGCCGGATGGGATAACCCGCCAGGACTGGATTGTGGGGGAAGCGGGTATCAAGTGCATTGAGAATAACACCGATACCCCAACCGGAATTCCCGAGGTGGCTTATCTCGAAGGAAAGCTGCTAGAGGTGCTGAGTAAGGGAGGAATGTCGGAGGATGACAATGCACTACATGGACCCTCAACTGGAATGGACGAGGCGATTCAGTCTGCCTTGACGGAGCTCATCCATTTTTATAGCCGCAAGGGATTAGGGACAAAGGTGTATTTCACTTGCTATGACTGGCACATCGAGGATCAGACGAACACCAAATATATTATGCGTTTATGTGAACAAGCCGGATTCGAAGTCGTTTATGCTCCTTTGGAAGAACTGGAGATTATCCCGAATGAAGGATTGTATCACCGGGGAGAGCAGATCCGTATTCTCTATCGCCTGTATCCGCTGGAGTATCTAATTGATGACCGGGAGGAGAATACGGGGCTTGAGGTGGGGCAGGCGCTAATGGATATGGTGGCAGACGGGAAAATAGGATTAATCAACCCACCGCAGCATATCATTACCCAGAGCAAAGGGTTCACCGCAACCGTATGGTCACTGTATGAGCGCAATGAGCAGACACCAGAGTTCTGTGGTTTTCGTTTGTTTGACGATCGCGAGCTGGAGGTGATACGAACCTACCTGCTGCCTACGTATTTTGAACCC
The Paenibacillus peoriae DNA segment above includes these coding regions:
- a CDS encoding glutathionylspermidine synthase family protein, with translation MSMRTIRQLPYEHDELFKGEISRIIPYHRMYGKSYCVPALTVYRESELAELQVASEAVHRIYRKVQQFVQRYMPDEYLVERLGIHPGLLRAARMEAEPDGITRQDWIVGEAGIKCIENNTDTPTGIPEVAYLEGKLLEVLSKGGMSEDDNALHGPSTGMDEAIQSALTELIHFYSRKGLGTKVYFTCYDWHIEDQTNTKYIMRLCEQAGFEVVYAPLEELEIIPNEGLYHRGEQIRILYRLYPLEYLIDDREENTGLEVGQALMDMVADGKIGLINPPQHIITQSKGFTATVWSLYERNEQTPEFCGFRLFDDRELEVIRTYLLPTYFEPSVFMQNKEPYVAKGIWGREGKGTHLIEHTEDEERLEGVLGKVQNAKTDHPDLLHQADAPRTPEQEEAAHVAAYYEGQPKIYQRLWPMQTAEVQTEEGLFHGYVLTGIFVIGGRFAGVLPRIGEKVTGDMAYYCAAAVATVHPNPPVV